From a single Rutidosis leptorrhynchoides isolate AG116_Rl617_1_P2 chromosome 5, CSIRO_AGI_Rlap_v1, whole genome shotgun sequence genomic region:
- the LOC139846924 gene encoding probable methyltransferase At1g29790, whose product MDSPQSSTWSLSKNLFYLFILLSTNLLTLFISTTLYSSCSLTSTVNIPEVINDVTNTQLPPEFIDFTSPKDLPFGWNSNFDSDKLYPPVGSPCTLFPDELNRYMTYQVNGSCPDDELLAQKLLLKGCEPLPRRRCRPAASPEYVEPYPIPKSFWSTPSDSSVVWSAYTCKNYLCLINRKRDQKGFDDCKDCFDLEGREKNRWVDSKTRGGVDFGIDEVLEVKKDGLIRIGLDIGGGVGTFAVRMRERNITIVTTTMNLNGPFNSFIASRGVVPMYISISQRLPFFDNTLDIVHSMHVLSNWIPTTLLHFLVFDIYRVLIPGGLFWLDHFFCVGEQLEEVYIPLLDSIGFNKIKWVVGRKLDRGPELQEMYLSALLEKPLNNSW is encoded by the coding sequence ATGGATTCACCTCAAAGCAGTACCTGGTCATTATCCAAAAACTTATTCTATCTTTTCATCCTATTATCAACAAATCTCTTAACATTGTTTATCTCTACCACATTATACTCTTCTTGTTCTTTAACTTCAACTGTAAACATACCAGAAGTCATCAATGATGTCACCAACACTCAACTGCCACCCGAATTCATTGACTTCACATCACCAAAAGACCTCCCATTTGGATGGAACTCAAATTTCGACTCGGATAAACTATACCCTCCAGTTGGAAGCCCATGTACCCTTTTCCCTGATGAACTTAACCGCTACATGACCTATCAAGTTAACGGATCCTGTCCAGATGACGAACTTTTAGCACAGAAATTATTACTCAAAGGCTGCGAGCCACTCCCTCGCCGCCGCTGCCGCCCCGCTGCATCGCCAGAGTATGTCGAACCTTACCCAATTCCGAAAAGCTTCTGGTCAACACCATCTGACTCATCGGTGGTCTGGTCAGCATATACTTGCAAGAACTACTTATGCTTGATCAACCGTAAGCGAGATCAAAAAGGGTTCGATGATTGTAAAGACTGTTTTGACCTTGAAGGTAGAGAGAAGAATAGATGGGTTGACTCCAAAACTCGGGGTGGTGTTGACTTTGGGATTGATGAAGTTTTGGAAGTCAAAAAGGACGGGTTGATCCGAATAGGTCTTGATATCGGAGGGGGTGTTGGTACATTTGCAGTTAGAATGAGAGAAAGGAACATAACTATTGTTACAACTACAATGAACTTGAATGGTCCTTTCAATAGTTTTATAGCATCAAGAGGTGTTGTACCTATGTATATTAGTATTTCTCAGAGACTACCTTTTTTCGATAACACATTAGATATAGTTCACTCGATGCACGTTTTGAGTAACTGGATACCAACAACGTTGCTACACTTTTTGGTTTTTGACATTTATAGGGTTCTTATACCAGGTGGGCTGTTTTGGCTTGATCATTTCTTTTGTGTAGGGGAGCAACTTGAAGAGGTTTATATACCACTTTTAGACAGCATTGGATTTAATAAAATAAAGTGGGTGGTAGGGAGGAAGTTGGACAGAGGACCTGAGTTACAAGAGATGTATCTTTCAGCATTGTTAGAAAAGCCTCTTAATAACTCTTGGTAG